Proteins encoded together in one Styela clava chromosome 12, kaStyClav1.hap1.2, whole genome shotgun sequence window:
- the LOC144430745 gene encoding uncharacterized protein LOC144430745, with translation MEGGDRVRNALASICKHLKTQSLEELVIEDDILRQFVGKVKDVMNMGSILAEKQLNIISIICFYVASKLHHISAKRNFSVLGIKETVETITSIIKKITKEDNMMKKVINCCVLPLLLEMSELVPCVADEESKVKFINEIWCLYNVALCYYYCDIQEKSVAVNLSVIQLMEKEYNNDAVKRRVFRHFHHNAALAYSENNELGEAIEHYRLAVKKATDWANENHRNEKVKRTKEYLRKTNVRKN, from the coding sequence ATGGAAGGTGGAGACAGAGTGAGAAATGCTCTGGCTTCAATATGCAAACATCTGAAGACGCAAAGTTTAgaagaacttgtaatagaagaTGATATTTTGCGACAATTTGTTGGTAAAGTAAAAGATGTAATGAACATGGGGAGTATATTAGCGGAAAAACAGTTGAATATTATTTCTATCATCTGTTTTTATGTTGCTTCCAAACTCCATCATATCAGTGCAAAACGCAATTTCTCTGTTCTGGGAATAAAGGAGACTGTAGAAACAATAACATCAATTATTAAGAAAATCACCAAAGAGGACAACATGATGAAAAAAGTCATTAACTGTTGTGTTCTACCCCTCCTGCTGGAGATGTCTGAGTTGGTACCATGCGTTGCAGATGAAGAGTCAAAAGTGAAATTCATTAACGAAATCTGGTGTTTATATAACGTCGCTCTCTGCTATTACTACTGTGATATTCAAGAGAAATCTGTGGCGGTCAACTTATCCGTCATTCAACTTATGGAAAAAGAATATAACAACGATGCCGTAAAACGTCGAGTATTCAGACATTTTCATCACAATGCTGCACTTGCCTACAGCGAAAACAATGAACTCGGCGAAGCAATTGAACATTACAGGTTGGCCGTCAAGAAAGCCACTGATTGGGCCAATGAAAATCATAGGAATGAAAAAGTCAAACGCACTAAAGAATATCTGAGAAAAACAAACGTTCGCAAAAATTGA
- the LOC144430595 gene encoding zinc finger BED domain-containing protein 5-like — protein sequence MTWIRDKRQDFKKDLKNEEFILQLAYLSDIFQALNDVNRSFQGPDRSIQDFVSKLEVFVRKLDIWMKNVESKRYGMLEFFTTVSWEPNEKLSQEIAEHLRLLITELMHYFPHTICCPYMVNPFFVNPALLPVGTGEQEEIIDIQADETAKNVHRECSPSLINFWLKLSSSYPTLARNAVPQVLVLYS from the exons ATGACCTGGATTAGG GATAAGAGACAAGATTTCAAAAAGGATTTGAAAAACGAGGAGTTTATATTACAGTTGGCTTACTTATCGGATATTTTTCAAGCTCTTAACGATGTGAATCGTTCGTTCCAAGGGCCAGACAGATCAATCCAAGACTTTGTCTCTAAGCTTGAAGTGTTCGTTCGGAAGCTGGACATTTGGATGAAAAATGTGGAGAGCAAACGTTACGGAATGTTAGAATTCTTCACCACCGTTTCGTGGGAACCAAATGAAAAATTGTCTCAAGAAATTGCAGAACATCTAAGATTGCTAATCACGGAATTGATGCATTACTTTCCGCATACAATATGCTGCCCATATATGGTCAATCCGTTTTTTGTCAATCCCGCACTTCTACCTGTTGGAACTGGTGAACAAGAAGAGATAATTGATATCCAAGCTGATGAAACTGCAAAAAATGTGCACAGAGAATGCTCTCCATCACTAATCAATTTCTGGCTAAAATTGTCTTCTAGTTACCCCACACTGGCCCGTAATGCTGTTCCTCAAGTATTGGTTTTATACAGTTAA